AAAACAGAATCCAAGCAATATATGCCAGTGTAATTATATCTATAGCCGAAAGTAATGGTTTAGATTTGCTTGTCATATATTCTATAGGTTTTATATGGGATAGCATCCAGCATCTCCGCTACTCTGATCATCATAGTATTGTTCTCCAGAACCCATGAAAACTCACCCCTAAAAAACCCTTTAGGTAACCCATTTTTATATGAATAATAATAGAACAAAGTGTCGATCCCTCGCCCTTGATATTCTTTGATTAGCCCCATGGTTATTACTCTGGCACTGCCGATGTTCTTTTTGGCAAACAAAGCTTTGATAAGCGTAATTGGATTTACTTTTCCTTTCATCACTTGTAGCACTTCATTGTAGTTTGGCAAAGCCAAAGAGAAACCTGCCGGCTTACCATCTTTTTCGGCAATGAAGATTAGTTCTGGATCTGCCAAGGGCAGTAATTCTTCCACGATATGATCAAATTCTGCTTTCGTCATGGGCACGTTTCCCCAGTTGTATTCCCATGCTTTGGTGTATATTTCGAAGACAGTTTCAATATCCTTGCGCAGTTGTTTTTTATCTTTAGAAAGGCATCGAATTTGCACGCCAGCTCGTTTTTCTATAGCTGCTGCCAGGCGTTCCACCCGCTGAGGCATTTCTTTTCGCTCGCTTAAATAGGCATACAAATCCATTGTTTTTGTTAGCCCGCACTGTTCATATAGCTCTTGATAATAAGGTTTGGCATGGGGCATCATCACCATTGGTGGATCACTAAAGCCCTCGATTAGCAATCCTACTTCCTGATTCACCGAGAAGTTCATAGGACCTCGCATATCCTTGAAGCCCATTTGTCTGTTCCATTCTCCAGCTGCTTCAAATAGAAGTTTCGCTGCCCCTACATCGTTTGTACACTCAAAAAAACCAAAGAAACCAATATCCTCATTATGTTCTTTCTGATGCTGTGTATTGGTGTGAGCACTGATGCGTCCCACGGATTTGTTCCCTTCCATAAGTAAAAACAGTTGAACATCAGAATGTAGATAATAGGGATTCTTTTGCGCATCAAAGAACTTATACTGATCTTGGATTAGCGGCGGAACCCAAGCAGGATCGTTTTTGTACAGGTCAAAGGGTAGCATAATGAAGCTTCTAAGCTGTTTTTTACTACTTACTTTTTCTATCTTAAGCATCTTTTCCTCAGATTTCTCCCAACCTTTTTGATACAAAATAGTTTAACACCCCCATTAGCAAGGCATTAACAATAAGAATCGAATTGAAATATGTGGGCAGATGGGGTTTATACCAATCTGTTAGATAAAAGAAGAATTGAAAAAGAATCACCGGCAGAATTACAATGGTAAATTGAGCAAAGCGAATTTGTCGGAAGCGCACTACCAAGACCCATGCCAATACTACAGTGATAAACATTGGCAAAAAGGCAAAATAGGCAAAGAAACCCATGTATGTAAATATCCCTCTTCCACCCCTGAAATGGTGCGTAAAAGGCAAACAGTGCCCCATAAGCATCCCTATTCCATATATCAACATCAGATTGGGACTATATAATATGCTTATATCCATAATAGGCAACTGTTTATCTATCAATCGCAGAATGAATTCTATCAACAAAAGAAATAGGTAAGCCTTGCATAAATCCAACGCTGCCACCAATACGCCCATAGACTTACTAATATTCGTATAGATATTTTCCGTATCCGCCAAACCTGAGCCTACTTTATAGATGTTGAGAGCGCGAAAGCTTTTAGCAATGACGCGTGCAGAAGAGAATGACCCATAAAGATAGGCTATCAAGTAAATGACTACGGCTATTGGAACTATCATCTACTTTCTCCATAATTTCGTTCGCCAAAGATAGCGCTACCAATGCGTAGCATGTTTGCTCCTTCTTGAAGGGCTATTTCCCAATCGTGACTCATGCCCATTGACAGGTAATCAAAACCTTCCGGATAGTCTTTTTTTATCTTATCGAACAGCTCTTTAAGCTGCTTAAAATAAGGTCTGCTAATCTCCGGATTGGGATCCAGCTTGCCAATAGTCATTAAACCTCTTACTCTGATGGTTGAAAAAGAGGCTATCTTCCAGATTAATTTTTCTGCATTGGCAAAATTTACCCCGCTTTTTTGTTCTTCTGCGGTAGTATTTACTTGAACTAGAATATCTTGATTGCGGTTTGTGCGCCCCAATGCCCGATGGAGTTTTTCTGCCAAATACAGCGAATCTATACTCTGAATAAGCAAGGGTTCTAGCGAGAGCAACTGATTAATTTTATTGCTTTGCAGGTGTCCGATAAAGTGAAATCCGGCATATTTTTCTTTCACCATAGGCAGTTTTCGCATCGCCTCTTGCACCTTATTTTCGCCAATGTGCATCACACCGCTTTTTAAGGCAATATCTATCGCCTCTACGGGATGATTTTTTGTAACTGCTACCAAGGTGATATCTTCCTCGTTGCGTCCCAGTTCTGCTTTTAGAGCTTCAATTCTGGCTTTTATTGTTTGGATATTGGCTAAAATTCCCTTCAATTTAACTCCTATTTCATTAATAACATCTTACGTGTGAAAGTGCTTTGATTACTTTGTAAGCGGTAAAAATACAAACCACTGGCTAAGGCTTTGCCAAAATCGTCAGTTGCATCCCAGGCTATTGTATGATTTCCCGCCGCCATAAATCCCGATCTTAAGTTGCGCACTTTTTGTCCTTTCACATTAAATATATCCAAGCTAACGTTTTGAGCTCGTGCCAGTTCAAAGGCTATCGTGGTATTCGGGTTAAAGGGATTAGGGTAGTTTTGTTTGAGCCTATCTATTACGGGGGCATAAATGGCATCCTCATTATCCACATAGCCGGTAGCGGCAAAGGATGCCTGTCGATTTAGCGAGCCCCGATATGTAGTCCATGGCTCCAGCGAACTTTCCGGGCAACGAAGATTACTATACAAAATACCATTGGAATATCCTGCCACCAAACCATAATAGCCGTTAGAATCATAATCGACCAGTGTCGCGGGTGTTGCACTCAAAAAAGACGTAACAAAGGGATATCCGATCATAATACTGCCATCGTGATTGTAGATGTATACGCTATTCATATTGTTATGAAGAATAATCTCATATTGCAAATCACCGTCGATATCTGCAACCAAAGGTGGACAGTTGAATGCAGTGCCAATCTCCACCGGAAATCCCGGTATATCCGCTGAACTCTGCGTTACAGCCCACAACGTTCCAGAGGTGGATACTCCCACTAAGTCTAATGATCCATCTCTATTCAAATCGGCAATAATCATACCCCCAGAAATAGCATTGTCGATGTTTTTTTGAAACACTATCCCGCTACTATCTACCAGGTACAAATCGCTATTGGTACCCAATGCAAACTTGCCATTATCCAATATCACCGGACTTATTGTTACCGAAGCACCTAAATTGTGACTATACAATTCATTTACAAGCCCATCGGGACCTACAACGACTACGTCCCCTGCGGATGTACCCATAACAATTTGCATTGGCCCCTCGTTTGCAAGCTTGCCTACTGCCAATTCAGTTCGAACCATCGAGCTCAACTGAATTGGAAATCCCGCTATGCTATACCCTTGATTGTTAATTACGTGCAAGCTTCCATCTATTCCAGTGCATATCACTTCGCTATTGCCATCTCCATTTATATCCGCGATAACCGGACTAAATAGAACTTGAGTATTGGCATTATAGTTAAAGATCACATCTCCATTAAGATCCATAGCCAATACTTTCCCAGTGCGGCTAGTAGTCACAATATCTTCGCCTGCCACGTTGTCTATTTGCCCCAAAGCACTACTGGAAAATACATTTAAGGGCTCGGGAGGGCTTAGAACGCCCGTTTCTTCGCCATTGTTGTCTACTATGTGGACGTTACCAAGCACATCTACATACAGTATTTCGTTATTCCCGTCTTGATTAATATCTGTTACAATGGGAGCAGATTTTCCGCCATGATAAGTTTGCCAAGGAAAACGATCATCAAAAAGGGTAATTTCAAAGCTGGCATCGTAATACTTGATGCCCGTACTTAAGTTAGTTACAGGGTCTATAGATTCCAACGATAAACGAAGGTTGTACTCCCCAAAACTCAAGTCTTGCGGCAGATTAATATTGATTCCGATATTATCTGAGCTGAATTCTCCCGGCAAGAGATAGTTTATATAGATCCATTCCAATGTTTGGTCCAGCCCCTCAGGGATTGCTTCTATTTTCAATGTCACATCGTATGCTGTGCCCCAACCTTCAACATTATGAATGGTGGGAACAAGCCGGATTGTATCTCCTGGATTTATTGTTCCATCCAAGCCTGTGTCCTCAAACTCATAGCTTACCATTTCCAGCATCGGAATATCAAGATTAGGAAACTTAACTTCTACCGAAGGATCTCCAAAGAGAATAATCTCCATATAACACCATCGCATAACATCATTCGTGATGGCATTGCTCATATTTTGCAAACGAGAAAAACTCAGTGCCTCTCCAAATTTGCTAAAACCAGTTTGATACAAACCCAAAAAGTAATCTCTATCATAAAACTGGCTGGCACCGTTGATGCCTCCGGGCATATACCATCCATAGCGGGTGTTTCCTACAAAAGAAAACAATCCGCCCGCTTCTTTTACAAACTGCTCGGCTACAGATTCCGAATCTCCAGATGTGCGCTGATCGAATGCGGCCGGATAGCATCCCTGTGAATACAGGAAACCATACTCCGTATTTTGCAATTGTATAATACTACCACTGCCTTGCCCCATTAAACTAGTTTCATTGGCGTGTCCCATGTGATTCATCACATTTACACCGTCGTTTATGCTATTCCACACTGTTGTCGAGCTATAGGTGCCATCTCTTTGATACTGAGTGCTAAAATCATATTCCCCCGGAAGATATTGGGCTACATCGTCTTTGTAATCTCCACCCCAGGTAAGAGGATCGTTATTCAGGTTTTCTCCATAAAATATGGCTTTATTGTTACTATAGGAATTGTGCTCCACATAGTAACGTATTTTACGAAATATATTATTGAACTCAGTCTGAGTTTCAGCCGGAAATCGCCCAATATCGAGTTCGGCTATTAAATCTGTCTCATCCTGCGCTTCACCATAAATTGCGTTGCCGTTTGCGTTCCAATTGCCATCTAAAGCGCCAAAATAGAGATCAGACGGCATACGGTTATCCACTGTGCTGCCCACTCTGCCAAATACTCCTCGTTCCGGCACAACCTCGTCATCTCCGCCCATTATTACATACTCTAAAGGATTTTCGGCATCAATCCAGCTTAGATAGGCATCGATTATAAAGTTGCGAACCTTCTCGGCATTATCGGCTCCAGTATAATTTGAATAGATAAAATCGGTACTATAAATTGCGGTAGCTATCCCTTTTTCGGTACGCCAAGCAGCATATTCCTCAAACCAAGCCGTACGAGAACTACTGGTAATAATAATCATGCTTGTAGCATCAGCTGGATCGATGAACCTGCTTTGGTACCTACTTTTTGGTGCATTAGCGTATGAAGCGGCAATTTGGGGATTCTTAACCAAAGTTTCCAAGATTCGCAAGCTGCTGTTATGCTCGCTTACATATTGTGCCTGCATTTGTGCTGTTTTGACACTATCATCGGTATTGATTTTAAGCTCAAAGGATTCATAAGCCACCAATTCCTTCGTAATCGGATTGTAACGTAATGGAAAAACGTTAAACATGGCAATGGCATAGCCTCGATAATATTGTGTGCCTAAATACTCAAAATCTTTTGGGGGAAAAAACATATTCTGTTCATAAACCTCAGGATCGGCAACTGTTTGGCTATATGCTCTGCCCTGAGAAATGGGGACTTGATCTCTGGCAAAATCTACGCTAAATCCCTTACTCAAGTTACGGGTTTTCCCCCAATTGAGCGAGGCACCGGTATAAACCTCCCCATAGGGAAGTAAAACATTTAGCTTGTAATAGTGCAGCATAGGTTTGCCGGGTTCTATAAGCACAGAATAATCTTTATAGTTCTCTTCTCGTTGTTCTGGATTGGTTTGCACTTTGATCTGCAAAGCATTTGCCAGGCTCGCCAGGCATATAAGTGCTAGGGTAATAAACAAGTTACGTTTCATATATCTTCCATTTAAATCATTTCTTCGCTACAAGATTTCTTTAGCTATAATACAGAATCAGAAAGCTGCATATACGTCAAGAATAAATTGAAACTTCCCCTCACTTCTAAGTTTATGCCACAATTTATAAATCGCCCCCTTCGGTGCCAATGGATTTTTTTAAGTCCATGCGTAAATCCCCCACAAGCCTCTACCTTCGTAAGCTGGATCAACTATAACTTACGTTTGCTTCATCGGAAGATCATCGGGCAAAACAGGATGATATCGGCCGGAAACCAAGAGATGACTAACTTAATCTCTTGGGGGAATAACCCGAAAACTTCTAGCCTATGAAAGCACATCACTGCAGCAAAAAACTTGGGCATCACACTGATTGTCAAATTATCTAGTGCTATTTCTTTTCCTGCACTCTGCAGTATTATCAACTTATTATAGGAGGTATTTTGGGCATTCGTTCACCCAGCAAATAACGTTGTTTAAGCTTTTTGAGATCCGCATATTGCGAAACAAAAAGCCCTACAAGAGTTAAACCTAAGCCCAATATCGTACGGATGCCAATGCTATCTCCCAAAATTATGAAAGCCAAAACCACCGTAAAAACGGGGATCAGATTCGTAAATACGTTAGATTTTGCCACTCCTAAACTGCGGATAACATCCGTAAACAAGGCAAAGGCACCGATGGTGGCAAATAGCGACATGGCTACAATTGTGGATATGCCTCGTAAAGAATGAGTTACGGTAAAAAAATGGCGTCCCTCCAAGATAAGGAACATGGGTAGAAAATATACTGCTCCAAACATAGTTTGATAAGCTACAATGGTAAGGGTACTGTATTTTAGGGTTAATGGTCGCACCATAAGCCCATACCCAACTGCTCCAAAAATTGCCAAGACGAGAAACATGAGTCCGGTAATAGTAGCGCGTAATTCTCCGCCCCCAAAACTCATAATGGCTACCCCCAAGCACGATATAATAACGCCAAAAATAACATACACACTAAGGCGTTCTCTTAGTAGTAACCAGGCACCAATGGCAGCAAAAATTGGTATAGTGGCTATAATAATGCTGCCCATCGAGCTGGAAACATACATCATGCCGTTAGCCTCTCCGTTGAAATATAAAAAAGGCTCAAAGAAAGCAACTATCATCATGCGCCAAATATCTTCCCTGTGCATCTTTTGCCAATGCTTACTTATTACCATAACGCCAAATAGCAGAATTGAGGCTAAAAATAGGCGCAAAAATATCACTTCATAGGGCATATACGTTTCATAGGCTATTTTGTACCACACAAAAGTGATTGCCCAACAGAACATTGCTCCAATGGCACGCAGATAGGTAATCCAAAGCTTCATCTATATAAATTCCGTTACTTCGCCATTGGGAATGCGCTTAAGTGTGCCATTATCATTGATATCCCGGCAAACTCCAGCTTCAATTTCTCCACTATCGGTATATCCTCTCATCTCCCAGAACCCAGGCACATAGTGATCCATAAGCTCAATTTTAATTAGACTTTTGGCTGATTTGTAGCCCCAAAGATAGGGTATAAGGGCGCGAATGGGTCCGCCGTAATCTTCATTCAGTAGCTCGCCGTCAAACGCCCAAGCTATTAAGGATTTTTCTTTGATTGCCTCTGCAATTGGAATAGATGTATCGTAAATTCCGCCAACCGACCAAAAGCGCAAATAACGGCAATCCCGCTGCATTATAACCTGTTTTAGTAAGCGGTGTATTCTAATTCCTGTCCAGGTTCCAAAAACCGACCAGCGGGTAACACTTGTAAGCCTGGCATCTACTGTATCTGCGCTCATATCTTGTAAATCTTGCCAGCTAAATATTGTGGGTTTATCGCACAATCCGGTAACTTCTAATTGCCAAGATTCTCTTTCCAATGCTCCAGGATGTCCTTCAGCCCAAAATATGGGAGTATTCATAGCGGCTAGTTTATTCATACCTATCTCCTATGTGTTCAATAATATCGGTAGGCAAAACTGTGAAGCTGCTGCGTGTTTCACATAGTTTAACAGCCGTTTTGCCAATTAATAAAGACGCTGTACATACAGCATGACTTAAAAAAGCGCCCTGAGCGGCAAAAGAGGCTATTAAGCCGGCTAAGATGTCTCCACTTCCCCCTGTGGCAAGAGCGTCATTACCCGCACACACAATGTGGGTTTCTTCTTTGCTGACATATATGCTGCTGTGTCCCTTTAGAAAAATTGAACAGCCCAATGTGGATTGTAGTTTGCTTACAGCAGAGATCAGATCTGCATCCAGTTTTTTTAAACTGATGCCGGCTATCCGGCAGAACTCCGCTTTATGGGGAGTAAGCACCATCTTGCGCTTATGAGCGCCATCCGGAAACCCGGGATTCTGTGCCAGAAGCGTAATGGCATCTGCATCGATCACTGTAGGTTTTTTGCTGTGCTTCAATACTATCTGCAACAAGCGCAGAGCATATTCATCAAGCCCCATCCCACAGCCTATGCAGATTGCATCTGCTTTAGCCAGAATTTCCATAATTACGGCTTCATCCGGTAATCCCTTTGCATCTTCGGGAATGGCAAAATTCATAATCTCGTCTGCTTTGTCGGCATAGTAAGGCAAGATTTCTTTGCGTGTATAAAGATATACTAACCCCGCTCCTCCGCGCAATGCAGATAGTGCCGCAAGCCTTGCACTGCCTGTATAGCCCAAGCTGCCGCCAAAAATTACCACTCGCCCAAATGTGCCTTTATGAGCATCTACGGGACGCTGAGGCAAATCTAGATCGTTGTATAAAAATGATTTCACTCTACTTTTATATTGAACCGGAATGCCGATGGGAACCATCAGTAACTCTCCACAATTAAGCCGTCCATTTTGCAAAAGGTGTCCGTACTTTAATTCTTCAATAACGATGGTGTAGTCCATTTTAAGACACTCACCATTCCCGGTATCGGCACATAAACCGGAAGGAATATCGATGGCAACCTTACAGGCTTGCAAAGTATTAAGCACGCTGAATAAATATGAAATGTGTTTCGGCAGTATCCCCTTAAAGCCAATTCCAAATACTGCGTCCACAATAAGCGAGATGCTACCGGTAAGCTGCCATAAAGCCGTTTCTGCAGAGTCATCGTCAAAAACTTCTAGGATAGGGATCTCCAGCTTTTCGCAAAGCTCGCGATTGAGCCTAGTTTCTTCGCTCATCTTACCATTTGCTAAGCTCATAATGAGCACATTTATGCCAAATGATAGTAAGTTTCTGGCTATCACATAACCATCACCACCATTATTGCCACTACCACAAAGGATAAGAGTGTTCATATCCAAATGCTGTTGGCAATTGTGAATGATTGCTTCAGCACAATGTGCACCGGCAGTTTCCATTAGGATTCGAGAAGGAATACCCAATTCTTTGATGGTTTGGGTATCCATGTTTTTCATTTCCTTGCTGTTTAGAATTCTTTGCATAATCACTTCTTGTAATGTTTGGCGTTATAAAGTCTTATTTCTATGGTTGTACCCTCATTTAAGGCACTTTCCACCACACGAATCTTACCTTGATGATATTCTTCAATGATGCGCTTGGCAAGGCTAAGCCCCAAGCCCCATCCTCTAGTTTTTGAAGTTACACCCGGGTCAAATACTTTTTTCCAATGACCTCTGGGAATTCCTTTGCCTTCATCGCGAATATGAACATATACAAAGGGATATTTTTGAGTTGCCGTAATAATAATGTTTCCACCTTTGCCAGACATAGCGTCTACACAGTTTTTGATCAGGTTTTCCAACGTCCATTTGATCAGCTCCACATCCATCATTACTTCAATATGCTCTATCTTGCTGATCAGGTGGATATCTATGCGAGAGCCTAAATGAGGCATGCGATTGCGAAAATACTCTACTATTTCATAAAGTATAGAATTAAGTTCCTTCGCCTCAAGCTTGGTTATGCTACCTACCTTCCCAAAACGGGAAGCAATGTTTCTTAGATGCTTCAGGTCTGCGCGCATAAAATCAAGTATTTGGGACATATCTGGGCGTTTTACTCCCTCTGCAGGGCTTTCAGCCATATAATCTATCCAGCCCATTAACGAAGTAATTGGCGTTCCGAATTGATGCGCCGTCTCTTTGGCTAAACTAACCCACAAGGTATCTTTTTCGCTCCGCTTCAATAAAAGTAAGCCATAACTGCCAAAAAAGACTACCATTAACGCCAAGAAAAGCTCCAGAATGATGATATAACGGATGTATGAGAGAGATTGTGGATTGGTAAAATAGATGTAGCCAAGCGAATCTGCTTCATTAGAAAGAGGAATCTCTTTCATCGAAGATTGCTGTGAAAGCAAAGAAAACTGGTCGTCTATATCAAGCTGATGAAATCGGGAAGATTCATCAATACCTACATTCCGCCAGTAAAGAGGCTCGCGGTTACGGTCTGTAACGATAATCTCGTAATCTATATTCCTGATAAACTGCTCAAAAGAGATAGGCTTACTATAAAAGGCATAGCCGGTTAGGCGCCCATCATCAACAAGCGGCGTCTGTATCATCGAACCAAGCAATTCGCCAAGCCGCAAGCGGGATTGATGCGAAAGATCTTCATATAGACTATCCGTGCTCACAGAAACATTCTTCCACACCAGAGGCATAAGGTTTTCATCGGTTACAATTATGGGAATGGGATTTTCCGACATAAACTCGGTTGAGATATAATCCCACAGTTGCTGTTGAAAATCTCGCTTAGCCGTGAATTGAAGGTATTTTGAGCTAACCTCAGTAAGCAACTGGGCATATTTCTCCGCAAGCCTGAGATAACCATCCGTGTAAGCAATATACTTGGCAAAAATACGGGGCACAAACTCCTGCTCTTGCTTTGCCTTCTGGATTAGAACCTGAGTATATAAGGCAAAAAACACAAATATGAATAGCGAACCCAAAACCAAGTATAATCTTAGTACGTGAAAGCGATTAGTGCGTTTTTGCTGATTCCCAGTGGAAATCGAGTTCCTCAAGACTTGCTTCATGGATTTCATCCTCGCTGTATTGCGCTTCTACATGACGAAATCGCCGGTAGAATTTGCGGGTTGTAGCCTTCAAAGCAGCTTCGGCATCAATTCCCAGCTTGCGTGCAAGATTAACTATACTAAATATATAATCTCCCAGTTCTTCTTCTATTGCTGCCCGGTCTTCTGCGGCAAGAGCTTCATGCAATTCTTCGTATTCTTCCTCAATCTTCGCCATCACCTGCTTCAGTTCTGGCCAGTCGAACCCTACAGATGCCGCTTTTTCTTGTATCCGTTGAGCTTGAATAAGTGCAGGAAGTGAGCGAGGGATACCGTCCAAAACGCTTTTTCGCTCTTTCTTTTCTTTCTTCTTGATGCGCTCCCAATTCATCTTTACACTTTCTGCATCCTCTACCTGTACATCACCAAATACATGGGGATGCCGGCGTACAAGTTTATCGCAAATAGCGCTCATTACATCTTCAATATCAAAGTTTCCTTCTTCGCTGGCTATCTGTGCTTGAAACACAATATGCAGCATCAAATCACCCAGTTCTTCCCTCAAGGCAGTGTAATCTTTGTCTTCTATAGCCTCCACTACTTCATATAGCTCCTCAATGAAGTTTGGAACAAGGGATTCCCGAGTTTGCTTGAAATCCCAAGGACATCCCCTTTCCGGATCCCTAAGAGAGGCAACTATCTCAACCAGACTTTGAAATTTACTCATATAATCTCACAATTTAGGTGCAATGCTGAATTCATTTTGCAAAGCTTTTATTCGATACACAGTAAACGTTTAAGGAAAGAAGGCTTACGTTGTGGAGTCTTGATCAATTCAGCATTCTCTTCCATGATCAGTGTACTCTTTTTGCCTTCTTTCAGATAGCCTTGGATGCTAAGTTTAGAACCGTCCAGCATGTGGATCTTTCCATCTATATTGAAATCACTTTCTGGCGCAGCAACCACTTGTACACCGGGCATAATGGTTAGGCTGGCATTCTTGTGCAGTTTCAGTTTTGCGCCTTTTTCCAAGATAACATCTTGTGCGATAACAGTATCGCCTTTTAGGGTAATCTTTCTCTTAATCACCGGCGGCAGTGTCTGTACCATTTTAAACAAGTTGCCCTCGCCGGCGGGAAGCTCAATTTGTACTTGATTATTGTGCGAGATTATTATGCTGTTATCATTGGGATCAAGAAAACCAACATAATCGCCAAATCGCCTCGAAACCTTTTTATCCAGCTCAATAACCAAAGTTTGCGGATCCGCTTGAGGGAAGTATTCATCATAAAGATCGGAATGCACATACCTTTCCAGAGTGTGTTTGCCCGGTTTAAAGTAGTTTCCGCGCCTGTTCACGATCATCAGATAAGGATTCTCATCCCCATCGCTATAAAAACCGCATTGTACATACCCATCATAGGGAGCATCTGATTGGGGCAGCACCTGAAGTTTCTTGATAAACGTGGCTTTAGGAATGCCACTATTATGGGCTGTTGTCATGATCCTCTGTGCGTCCAACCACTCCAAATCACGAATAATTTTGCCGTATTTATACACCTTAAAATTGGTGTGCATGTGAGCGTTCCAAGTATGACTATCTAACACGGGTTCGGGATTCTGCTGCTTGCCGTCTACCATTGGCGAAATCACGCCTGTATAATCTCCATAGCCCTCTGCATCATGTCGGGCTTGTACGATATAATGGAATATACCATCCGGCTTGTATACGAGCGGCAGGTACAGTATCGCTTTCTGCATCGCATAGGGCGGCTGTTGCAAGGTCCACCAGGTATCCGGTTTACCCTTGATCCAATGCCCAAAAGCCTGTACAATCGGGAAAAACTTGCGTCTCGGATCTTGGTCTCGATACTTCACACCCACTTCATAAATCTTTAGCATCTTGTTATCAATGGCATCCTGGACAAATACATAGTGCTCACTATCCGGATTGTAACTAATCTCA
This sequence is a window from Candidatus Cloacimonadota bacterium. Protein-coding genes within it:
- a CDS encoding GNAT family N-acetyltransferase; amino-acid sequence: MLKIEKVSSKKQLRSFIMLPFDLYKNDPAWVPPLIQDQYKFFDAQKNPYYLHSDVQLFLLMEGNKSVGRISAHTNTQHQKEHNEDIGFFGFFECTNDVGAAKLLFEAAGEWNRQMGFKDMRGPMNFSVNQEVGLLIEGFSDPPMVMMPHAKPYYQELYEQCGLTKTMDLYAYLSERKEMPQRVERLAAAIEKRAGVQIRCLSKDKKQLRKDIETVFEIYTKAWEYNWGNVPMTKAEFDHIVEELLPLADPELIFIAEKDGKPAGFSLALPNYNEVLQVMKGKVNPITLIKALFAKKNIGSARVITMGLIKEYQGRGIDTLFYYYSYKNGLPKGFFRGEFSWVLENNTMMIRVAEMLDAIPYKTYRIYDKQI
- a CDS encoding glycerol-3-phosphate acyltransferase — its product is MIVPIAVVIYLIAYLYGSFSSARVIAKSFRALNIYKVGSGLADTENIYTNISKSMGVLVAALDLCKAYLFLLLIEFILRLIDKQLPIMDISILYSPNLMLIYGIGMLMGHCLPFTHHFRGGRGIFTYMGFFAYFAFLPMFITVVLAWVLVVRFRQIRFAQFTIVILPVILFQFFFYLTDWYKPHLPTYFNSILIVNALLMGVLNYFVSKRLGEI
- a CDS encoding YggS family pyridoxal phosphate-dependent enzyme, with the protein product MKGILANIQTIKARIEALKAELGRNEEDITLVAVTKNHPVEAIDIALKSGVMHIGENKVQEAMRKLPMVKEKYAGFHFIGHLQSNKINQLLSLEPLLIQSIDSLYLAEKLHRALGRTNRNQDILVQVNTTAEEQKSGVNFANAEKLIWKIASFSTIRVRGLMTIGKLDPNPEISRPYFKQLKELFDKIKKDYPEGFDYLSMGMSHDWEIALQEGANMLRIGSAIFGERNYGESR
- a CDS encoding C25 family cysteine peptidase, producing MKRNLFITLALICLASLANALQIKVQTNPEQREENYKDYSVLIEPGKPMLHYYKLNVLLPYGEVYTGASLNWGKTRNLSKGFSVDFARDQVPISQGRAYSQTVADPEVYEQNMFFPPKDFEYLGTQYYRGYAIAMFNVFPLRYNPITKELVAYESFELKINTDDSVKTAQMQAQYVSEHNSSLRILETLVKNPQIAASYANAPKSRYQSRFIDPADATSMIIITSSSRTAWFEEYAAWRTEKGIATAIYSTDFIYSNYTGADNAEKVRNFIIDAYLSWIDAENPLEYVIMGGDDEVVPERGVFGRVGSTVDNRMPSDLYFGALDGNWNANGNAIYGEAQDETDLIAELDIGRFPAETQTEFNNIFRKIRYYVEHNSYSNNKAIFYGENLNNDPLTWGGDYKDDVAQYLPGEYDFSTQYQRDGTYSSTTVWNSINDGVNVMNHMGHANETSLMGQGSGSIIQLQNTEYGFLYSQGCYPAAFDQRTSGDSESVAEQFVKEAGGLFSFVGNTRYGWYMPGGINGASQFYDRDYFLGLYQTGFSKFGEALSFSRLQNMSNAITNDVMRWCYMEIILFGDPSVEVKFPNLDIPMLEMVSYEFEDTGLDGTINPGDTIRLVPTIHNVEGWGTAYDVTLKIEAIPEGLDQTLEWIYINYLLPGEFSSDNIGININLPQDLSFGEYNLRLSLESIDPVTNLSTGIKYYDASFEITLFDDRFPWQTYHGGKSAPIVTDINQDGNNEILYVDVLGNVHIVDNNGEETGVLSPPEPLNVFSSSALGQIDNVAGEDIVTTSRTGKVLAMDLNGDVIFNYNANTQVLFSPVIADINGDGNSEVICTGIDGSLHVINNQGYSIAGFPIQLSSMVRTELAVGKLANEGPMQIVMGTSAGDVVVVGPDGLVNELYSHNLGASVTISPVILDNGKFALGTNSDLYLVDSSGIVFQKNIDNAISGGMIIADLNRDGSLDLVGVSTSGTLWAVTQSSADIPGFPVEIGTAFNCPPLVADIDGDLQYEIILHNNMNSVYIYNHDGSIMIGYPFVTSFLSATPATLVDYDSNGYYGLVAGYSNGILYSNLRCPESSLEPWTTYRGSLNRQASFAATGYVDNEDAIYAPVIDRLKQNYPNPFNPNTTIAFELARAQNVSLDIFNVKGQKVRNLRSGFMAAGNHTIAWDATDDFGKALASGLYFYRLQSNQSTFTRKMLLMK
- a CDS encoding DMT family transporter, which codes for MKLWITYLRAIGAMFCWAITFVWYKIAYETYMPYEVIFLRLFLASILLFGVMVISKHWQKMHREDIWRMMIVAFFEPFLYFNGEANGMMYVSSSMGSIIIATIPIFAAIGAWLLLRERLSVYVIFGVIISCLGVAIMSFGGGELRATITGLMFLVLAIFGAVGYGLMVRPLTLKYSTLTIVAYQTMFGAVYFLPMFLILEGRHFFTVTHSLRGISTIVAMSLFATIGAFALFTDVIRSLGVAKSNVFTNLIPVFTVVLAFIILGDSIGIRTILGLGLTLVGLFVSQYADLKKLKQRYLLGERMPKIPPIIS
- a CDS encoding molybdopterin-dependent oxidoreductase, with amino-acid sequence MNKLAAMNTPIFWAEGHPGALERESWQLEVTGLCDKPTIFSWQDLQDMSADTVDARLTSVTRWSVFGTWTGIRIHRLLKQVIMQRDCRYLRFWSVGGIYDTSIPIAEAIKEKSLIAWAFDGELLNEDYGGPIRALIPYLWGYKSAKSLIKIELMDHYVPGFWEMRGYTDSGEIEAGVCRDINDNGTLKRIPNGEVTEFI